The following are encoded together in the Flavihumibacter fluvii genome:
- a CDS encoding pirin family protein: MRTIKKMHQAVNAPIADLVTFRALPTNTIDHIDPFLFLNHHGYQVYPKNNRGLPFGPHPHRGFETVTFILQGDLSHTDSGGSESIIEAGGVQWMTAGKGLTHAEVSSPGFMKNGGPLEILQLWVNLPSNLKMTDPKYIGLQKDQIPIVSIDNGKVTLQAISGTWEGTKGAFTPLVDIQLATVFFQPGGTYTASITATRNIFFYVVKGRVLMNGQEAQFHQLVEFNHDGEEIRIDAPEESIILLGHALPFNEPIVAQGPFVMNTQAEILQAYQDYRNGKF, encoded by the coding sequence ATGCGGACAATCAAAAAAATGCACCAGGCCGTAAATGCACCGATTGCCGACCTGGTAACCTTTCGTGCACTTCCAACGAATACTATAGACCATATTGACCCCTTCCTGTTTTTAAACCACCATGGCTACCAGGTTTACCCAAAAAACAACAGGGGCTTGCCCTTCGGGCCCCATCCGCACAGGGGCTTTGAAACCGTAACTTTTATATTGCAGGGAGACCTTTCGCATACAGATAGTGGTGGCTCTGAAAGTATCATTGAAGCCGGTGGTGTGCAGTGGATGACCGCCGGCAAAGGATTGACACACGCCGAAGTTTCATCACCAGGATTCATGAAGAATGGTGGCCCGTTGGAAATATTGCAACTCTGGGTAAACCTGCCGTCGAATTTAAAAATGACGGACCCCAAATATATTGGCCTGCAAAAGGATCAGATCCCAATTGTCTCAATTGATAATGGCAAAGTAACCCTGCAGGCGATCTCCGGTACCTGGGAAGGTACTAAGGGTGCATTTACTCCCCTGGTGGACATCCAACTCGCCACGGTATTCTTTCAACCGGGTGGAACATATACCGCTTCAATTACAGCAACACGGAATATATTCTTTTATGTGGTTAAGGGACGGGTACTGATGAATGGACAGGAAGCGCAATTCCACCAATTGGTGGAATTCAATCATGATGGGGAAGAGATCAGGATAGATGCACCTGAAGAAAGCATCATCCTTCTCGGGCATGCACTTCCATTCAATGAACCGATCGTTGCCCAGGGGCCGTTTGTGATGAACACGCAGGCTGAGATCCTGCAGGCCTACCAGGATTACAGGAACGGAAAATTCTGA
- a CDS encoding SDR family NAD(P)-dependent oxidoreductase: protein MKNLENKVAIITGAGSGIGRAIAILYAAEGAKIVASDIDETGGHETVDQITAKGGNAVFIKADTSKPEDSKKTVDLAVSTYGGLHIAVNNAGIGGPIQFVGEYPIDGWDKVISINLSGVFYGMRYQLPAILSSGGGSIVNMASILGKVGTKGSAAYAAAKHGVIGLTEAAALEYANQQVRINAIGPGYIVTPLLTNTLDDATMKTLAGLHPMGRLGTAIEVAELSLWLNSDKASFVTGSYYNVDGGYLAQ, encoded by the coding sequence ATGAAAAACTTAGAGAATAAAGTAGCCATTATTACCGGTGCAGGATCTGGCATTGGCCGGGCGATAGCGATATTGTATGCGGCCGAAGGCGCTAAAATTGTGGCCTCCGATATTGACGAGACCGGTGGCCATGAAACTGTTGACCAAATCACTGCCAAAGGGGGGAATGCTGTCTTCATTAAAGCCGATACCTCTAAACCCGAGGACAGTAAAAAAACAGTGGATCTTGCTGTAAGTACATATGGCGGTTTGCATATTGCTGTCAATAATGCGGGCATAGGTGGACCCATACAATTTGTAGGGGAATATCCCATTGATGGCTGGGACAAAGTGATCAGTATTAATTTATCGGGCGTATTTTATGGCATGCGATACCAGCTTCCAGCCATACTATCATCCGGTGGTGGCAGTATTGTAAATATGGCATCCATCCTCGGTAAAGTTGGAACAAAAGGATCCGCAGCTTATGCAGCAGCAAAGCATGGTGTAATTGGATTGACTGAAGCCGCAGCATTGGAATATGCTAACCAGCAGGTCAGGATCAACGCAATTGGACCTGGGTATATCGTTACGCCGCTGCTGACCAATACATTGGATGACGCCACCATGAAAACATTGGCCGGACTACATCCGATGGGCAGATTGGGAACCGCTATTGAAGTTGCTGAACTGTCCTTATGGCTTAATTCAGATAAAGCGTCTTTTGTTACAGGTTCTTATTATAATGTGGATGGTGGTTACCTCGCACAATAA